One Streptomyces sp. NBC_00223 genomic window carries:
- a CDS encoding PhoH family protein, whose protein sequence is MVTSKNRRVHDRRTYVLDTSVLLADPNAITRFDEHEVVLPVVVVTELEAKRHHPELGYFARQALRLLDEFRIRYGRLDAPIPIGDVGGTLRVELNHSDPGVLPAGYRLGDNDSRILAVARNLQAEGYDVTVVSKDLPLRVKASSVGLLAEEYRAELAITSGWTGMEELQVAAADVDALFAQETIALPGAEDLPVHTGLVLQSERGKALGRVTEDGRVRLVRGDREAFGIHGRSAEQRIALDLLLDPEVGIVSMGGRAGTGKSALALCAGLEAVLERRQHRKVMVFRPLYAVGGQELGYLPGSEAEKMSPWAQAVFDTLSAVTSKEVIEEVVARGMLEVLPLTHIRGRSLHDAFVIVDEAQSLERNVLLTVLSRIGAGSRVVLTHDVAQRDNLRVGRYDGVVAVVEKLKGHPLFAHVTLTRSERSPIAALVTEMLEETGP, encoded by the coding sequence GTGGTGACCAGCAAGAATCGCCGTGTTCACGACCGGCGCACATATGTACTCGACACCAGCGTGCTGCTCGCCGACCCCAACGCCATCACCAGGTTCGACGAGCACGAGGTCGTGCTGCCCGTCGTCGTGGTGACGGAGTTGGAGGCCAAGCGCCACCACCCGGAGCTCGGTTACTTCGCCCGCCAGGCGTTGCGGCTGCTCGACGAGTTCCGGATCAGGTACGGCAGGCTCGACGCTCCGATCCCGATAGGGGACGTCGGCGGCACGCTCCGTGTCGAGCTCAACCACTCGGACCCCGGGGTACTGCCCGCGGGCTACCGGCTGGGGGACAACGACTCGCGCATCCTCGCCGTCGCCCGCAACCTCCAGGCCGAGGGGTACGACGTCACGGTCGTCTCCAAGGACCTGCCGCTGCGGGTGAAGGCGTCCTCGGTCGGCCTGCTGGCCGAGGAGTACCGCGCCGAGCTCGCGATCACCTCCGGCTGGACCGGAATGGAGGAACTCCAGGTCGCCGCGGCGGACGTGGACGCGCTCTTCGCGCAGGAGACCATCGCGCTGCCCGGGGCCGAGGACCTGCCGGTGCACACCGGTCTGGTGCTCCAGTCCGAGCGCGGCAAGGCGCTCGGCCGGGTCACCGAGGACGGCCGGGTACGGCTGGTCCGCGGCGACCGGGAGGCATTCGGCATCCACGGCCGCAGCGCCGAACAGCGGATCGCCCTCGACCTGTTGCTCGACCCCGAGGTCGGCATCGTGTCGATGGGCGGCCGGGCCGGCACCGGCAAGTCGGCGCTGGCGCTGTGCGCGGGACTCGAGGCGGTCCTCGAGCGCCGCCAGCACCGCAAGGTGATGGTCTTCCGGCCGCTGTACGCGGTGGGCGGCCAGGAGTTGGGCTATCTGCCCGGCAGCGAGGCGGAGAAGATGAGCCCCTGGGCTCAGGCCGTCTTCGACACGCTGTCCGCGGTGACGTCCAAGGAGGTCATCGAGGAGGTCGTGGCCCGCGGCATGCTGGAGGTGCTGCCGCTCACCCACATCAGGGGCCGCTCCCTGCACGACGCCTTCGTGATCGTCGACGAGGCCCAGTCCCTGGAGCGGAACGTCCTGCTGACCGTCCTGTCGCGGATCGGCGCCGGCTCGCGGGTGGTGCTGACCCACGACGTGGCCCAGCGCGACAATCTGCGGGTCGGGCGGTACGACGGAGTGGTGGCGGTGGTGGAGAAGCTCAAGGGCCACCCGTTGTTCGCCCATGTGACGCTCACCCGGTCCGAACGGTCCCCGATCGCCGCGCTCGTGACGGAGATGCTGGAGGAGACCGGCCCCTGA
- a CDS encoding transglycosylase SLT domain-containing protein, whose amino-acid sequence MSRISVRGLAVASATAVTTVGAVVGVASGADQGSVNEPVEAAGTTTLIADIPAGQQVQQASLTEQVQAQSDAADATARKSAEQAARVQAAKDAAKKKAAADEAEKARALAATRGDARASFPIQATYTIAQVQDMARQIVGSDQFACFSNIVSHESSWNYTAANPSSAAYGLVQANPGSKMASVASDWQTNPATQIKWGLNYMNSRYGSPCGAWQHWMAYHSY is encoded by the coding sequence GTGAGCCGGATCTCGGTCCGGGGACTCGCGGTGGCGTCCGCCACCGCCGTCACCACTGTGGGCGCCGTCGTGGGCGTCGCGTCCGGTGCCGACCAGGGCAGCGTCAACGAGCCCGTCGAAGCCGCCGGTACGACGACCCTCATCGCGGACATTCCCGCTGGACAGCAGGTTCAGCAGGCTTCGTTGACCGAGCAGGTCCAGGCTCAGTCCGACGCCGCCGACGCGACAGCGCGGAAGTCGGCCGAGCAGGCCGCCCGCGTCCAGGCCGCCAAGGACGCCGCCAAGAAGAAGGCGGCGGCCGACGAGGCGGAGAAGGCCAGGGCCCTGGCCGCCACGCGCGGCGACGCGCGGGCCAGCTTCCCGATCCAGGCGACGTACACCATCGCCCAGGTCCAGGACATGGCCCGGCAGATCGTCGGCTCCGACCAGTTCGCCTGCTTCTCCAACATCGTGTCCCACGAGAGCAGCTGGAACTACACGGCCGCCAACCCCTCGTCCGCCGCCTACGGGCTGGTGCAGGCGAACCCCGGCTCCAAGATGGCCTCGGTCGCGTCCGACTGGCAGACCAATCCGGCCACGCAGATAAAGTGGGGCCTCAACTACATGAACAGCCGCTACGGCAGCCCGTGCGGCGCCTGGCAGCACTGGATGGCGTACCACTCGTACTAG